Proteins from a single region of Chryseobacterium sp. W4I1:
- a CDS encoding spondin domain-containing protein produces MKFKLPFGLLSVVGVLALSSCSSNDDADQPVNDTAVITVENIIESKALTQFGTFQNAGSSPVLAPGESASFTFYAGKGQAISFAAMYGNSNDLFFAPSNPGIKLYQDNGDPVTGDVSSQIRLWDNGTRVNEPVGPSVTHPGATELVTKIVTEITLATPASQLLKAELTHEGGTKFTLKLTNTSGGTVNETPISQGIWAVSHISGTTLLKQDPIFSPGKLSANGLTDLAETGKITPLSQYLTGITGPNSAFSPVLVVVYSGNENPIFKSGESDRGQGLKELAQLGNPDILVAFLKTKSGVKEVYVLKDPATTVLKPRVDGANGGKASQAISARKGDRIAFVSMYAQSNDWFIASADNGVDGSTRGDISSIIGLFDNGTLKSSFPGAHIGSQPAEAENKPIEQLANPNEFNTLPSLPQMIKVTIQ; encoded by the coding sequence ATGAAGTTCAAATTACCCTTTGGGTTGCTTTCAGTGGTTGGTGTTTTAGCGCTTTCCTCATGCAGCAGTAACGATGATGCAGACCAGCCGGTAAATGATACCGCTGTAATCACTGTAGAAAATATCATTGAAAGTAAGGCACTCACCCAGTTCGGAACTTTCCAGAATGCAGGATCTTCACCTGTGCTTGCTCCCGGAGAATCTGCTTCTTTTACATTTTATGCAGGAAAAGGGCAGGCGATAAGCTTTGCAGCCATGTACGGAAACAGTAATGATCTGTTTTTTGCCCCTTCCAATCCTGGAATAAAACTGTACCAGGACAATGGTGATCCGGTAACCGGTGATGTTTCTTCGCAGATCAGGCTTTGGGATAACGGGACACGTGTCAATGAACCAGTAGGTCCTTCCGTAACTCATCCGGGAGCAACAGAACTTGTTACAAAAATTGTCACTGAAATTACATTAGCTACTCCTGCTTCACAACTGTTGAAGGCTGAACTGACTCATGAAGGAGGAACTAAATTCACCTTAAAATTAACCAATACTTCGGGTGGAACAGTGAATGAAACACCTATCAGTCAGGGAATTTGGGCTGTTTCCCATATTTCCGGAACAACACTTCTGAAACAGGATCCTATTTTCTCTCCGGGAAAACTGTCAGCGAACGGATTGACAGACTTGGCTGAAACTGGAAAAATCACTCCTTTAAGCCAGTATCTTACAGGGATTACAGGACCGAATTCTGCCTTTTCACCTGTTTTGGTCGTAGTATATAGCGGGAATGAAAATCCGATCTTTAAGAGCGGAGAGAGCGACCGTGGACAGGGATTGAAAGAGCTTGCTCAGCTGGGAAATCCGGATATTCTGGTGGCCTTTCTTAAAACCAAATCGGGTGTAAAAGAAGTCTACGTTCTGAAAGATCCGGCCACTACCGTATTGAAACCAAGGGTAGACGGAGCGAATGGCGGAAAAGCGTCCCAGGCCATTTCGGCTCGTAAAGGCGACCGTATTGCTTTTGTATCCATGTATGCACAATCCAATGACTGGTTTATTGCTTCTGCAGATAATGGGGTAGACGGTTCTACAAGAGGCGATATTTCTTCCATTATCGGGCTTTTCGATAACGGAACACTTAAAAGTTCCTTTCCGGGTGCGCACATAGGATCGCAGCCTGCTGAAGCTGAAAATAAGCCAATAGAGCAGCTTGCCAATCCAAATGAATTCAATACGCTTCCATCACTGCCACAGATGATTAAAGTAACTATTCAATAA
- a CDS encoding FKBP-type peptidyl-prolyl cis-trans isomerase codes for MKKILFISAVSLLSCNRNAPAAHPPVGGVLSQKDLDVSKERMRNLNTIERGQIQDWISGQPVKYFPTQLNYWVSVEGFDQRERRADDTPISYSYDLYDFDETKIYDKPFERRDARFGHFDELKAVENALRFMHDGEEVTLLVPSSLAYGTFGDEKNIDNDIPLIIKLKAL; via the coding sequence ATGAAAAAAATACTCTTCATATCAGCAGTAAGCCTGTTAAGCTGTAACCGGAACGCACCAGCAGCACATCCTCCTGTAGGCGGAGTGTTGAGTCAGAAAGACCTGGATGTGTCTAAGGAAAGGATGAGGAATCTGAATACCATAGAAAGAGGCCAGATTCAGGATTGGATCAGCGGTCAGCCTGTGAAGTATTTTCCTACTCAGCTTAATTATTGGGTAAGTGTTGAAGGTTTTGATCAGAGAGAGAGAAGGGCGGACGATACGCCGATCTCTTATTCTTATGATCTCTATGATTTTGATGAAACCAAAATTTATGATAAGCCTTTTGAAAGAAGAGATGCCAGATTCGGGCATTTTGATGAACTGAAAGCGGTAGAGAATGCTTTGCGTTTTATGCATGATGGAGAGGAAGTAACGCTTTTGGTCCCTTCTTCACTGGCCTACGGAACCTTTGGAGACGAGAAAAATATAGACAACGATATACCATTGATCATAAAATTAAAAGCATTATAA
- a CDS encoding M28 family peptidase, protein MKFEKKSLKFLEKYLNTSSPTGYEHKGQEIWMDYIRPYVDKIEVDHYGTCYGIINPEAEFKVVIEAHADEISWYVNYITDDGLIYVIRNGGSDQTIAPSKVVHIHGENGIAKGVFGWPAIHTRSNQNEPTPKIENIFIDCGAVTKKEVEEMGIYVGCMITYPDEFFEMNDRYFVCRALDNRIGGFMIAEVARLLKENKKTIPFGLYITNSVQEEVGLYGADMIADTIKPNIAIVTDVTHDTTTPMIEKKKEGDQKCGDGPVVFFAPSVHHTIRELIIDTAKSKKIPFQRAASSRATGTDTDAFAHSNGGVPSALISLPLRYMHTTVEMVSKEDVGNVIQLIYETLLKIKPEMKLKYH, encoded by the coding sequence ATGAAATTTGAAAAGAAATCTTTGAAATTTTTAGAAAAATATTTAAATACTTCTTCACCAACAGGTTACGAACATAAAGGCCAGGAAATCTGGATGGACTACATCAGACCGTATGTAGACAAAATCGAAGTTGATCATTACGGAACTTGCTATGGGATAATCAATCCCGAAGCTGAATTTAAAGTAGTGATTGAAGCTCATGCCGATGAAATTTCCTGGTATGTAAATTATATAACAGATGACGGATTGATCTATGTGATCAGAAACGGAGGCTCTGATCAGACGATTGCCCCATCAAAAGTTGTTCACATCCATGGTGAAAACGGAATTGCAAAAGGAGTTTTCGGATGGCCCGCCATTCATACCAGAAGCAATCAGAACGAACCTACACCGAAAATTGAAAACATCTTCATCGACTGTGGTGCTGTTACCAAAAAAGAAGTAGAGGAAATGGGAATTTATGTAGGCTGTATGATCACTTATCCTGATGAATTCTTTGAAATGAATGACCGGTATTTCGTCTGCAGGGCATTGGATAACAGAATTGGAGGCTTTATGATCGCAGAAGTGGCAAGACTTTTAAAAGAGAACAAAAAAACAATTCCATTCGGACTGTATATCACAAATTCTGTACAGGAAGAAGTAGGATTATACGGTGCAGATATGATTGCTGATACTATTAAACCTAATATCGCCATTGTAACCGATGTTACCCATGATACCACTACCCCAATGATCGAAAAGAAAAAAGAGGGCGACCAGAAATGTGGTGACGGACCTGTCGTTTTCTTTGCTCCAAGTGTTCATCACACCATCAGAGAACTGATTATTGATACAGCAAAATCTAAAAAAATTCCTTTCCAGAGAGCTGCTTCAAGCAGAGCAACAGGAACAGACACCGATGCTTTTGCACATTCTAACGGCGGAGTACCAAGTGCATTAATTTCCTTACCTTTGCGCTACATGCATACAACGGTAGAAATGGTTTCTAAGGAAGATGTAGGAAACGTAATCCAACTGATCTACGAAACACTTCTGAAGATCAAACCGGAAATGAAACTGAAGTATCACTAA
- a CDS encoding NUDIX domain-containing protein, with protein sequence MIDKINIRVYACAVKDKKVLTLFEEYAGEQLMKFPGGGLEFGEGLIECLHREFDEELNVKIEVVEHFYTQEDFLVSRFRENEQLLTIYYIVNITTEEDFLILDPCIEKAEWIDIDTPDNPFPLPIDKIVFDKLKEKFL encoded by the coding sequence ATGATTGATAAGATCAACATTAGGGTGTATGCATGTGCAGTAAAGGACAAAAAAGTACTGACCCTGTTTGAAGAATATGCCGGTGAACAATTAATGAAATTTCCGGGTGGAGGTCTGGAATTTGGTGAAGGACTTATAGAATGCCTTCACCGCGAATTTGATGAAGAGCTGAATGTAAAAATTGAAGTTGTGGAGCATTTTTATACGCAGGAAGATTTCCTGGTTTCTCGTTTCAGAGAAAACGAACAGCTCCTTACCATATATTATATAGTCAATATTACCACGGAAGAAGATTTTCTGATTCTGGATCCTTGTATTGAGAAAGCAGAATGGATTGACATTGACACGCCAGATAATCCTTTTCCACTTCCAATCGATAAGATCGTATTTGATAAGTTAAAAGAAAAATTCCTGTAA
- a CDS encoding peptidylprolyl isomerase: MNVDKETYEGLNDGLYANLQTSKGNLIVQFEDKKAPVTVANFIGLAEGKIDNKAKAKGVPFYDGTIFHRVIKDFMIQGGDPQGTGMGDPGYKFEDEKNDLKHTGKGILSMANSGPNTNGSQFFITEVATPWLDGRHTIFGKVVKGNDVIDAIANVEKGAQDKPKTDIVLEKVSVFGKGDAYKNYDAAKTFTEGKAKIAENNKAFIAKEEAEKKKKEEEFKANQEKMVEDLKAGMQKTESGLYYKITKTAAAGKAPKAGDNVSVHYAGKLIDGTEFDSSFKRNEPIEIPIGMGRVIKGWDEGILLLKEGETATLLIPPAMAYGERGAGGVIPPNAWLIFDVELVKVQ; the protein is encoded by the coding sequence ATGAACGTAGACAAAGAAACTTACGAAGGTCTTAATGACGGACTTTATGCAAATCTTCAGACTTCTAAAGGAAACCTGATCGTGCAGTTCGAAGACAAAAAAGCACCGGTAACTGTAGCCAATTTTATTGGTCTTGCAGAAGGGAAAATAGATAACAAAGCTAAGGCTAAAGGAGTTCCTTTTTATGACGGAACTATTTTCCACAGAGTGATCAAAGATTTCATGATCCAGGGAGGTGATCCTCAGGGAACGGGAATGGGAGATCCTGGATATAAATTCGAGGACGAGAAAAACGATCTTAAGCATACAGGAAAAGGAATCCTTTCTATGGCTAACTCAGGACCTAACACCAACGGTTCTCAGTTCTTTATCACTGAAGTAGCTACACCATGGTTAGACGGAAGACACACGATCTTCGGAAAAGTGGTAAAAGGAAATGATGTAATCGACGCGATTGCTAACGTAGAAAAAGGAGCTCAGGATAAGCCTAAAACAGATATCGTTTTAGAGAAAGTTTCTGTTTTCGGTAAAGGTGATGCTTACAAAAACTACGATGCAGCTAAAACTTTTACAGAAGGAAAAGCTAAAATTGCAGAAAACAATAAGGCTTTTATCGCTAAAGAAGAAGCTGAGAAAAAGAAAAAAGAAGAAGAGTTCAAAGCAAACCAGGAGAAAATGGTAGAAGACCTTAAAGCTGGAATGCAGAAAACTGAGTCAGGATTATATTACAAGATCACAAAAACAGCTGCTGCAGGAAAAGCGCCTAAAGCTGGTGATAATGTATCTGTACATTATGCAGGTAAATTGATTGACGGGACAGAATTCGATTCTTCATTCAAAAGAAATGAGCCTATCGAAATTCCAATCGGAATGGGAAGAGTGATCAAAGGATGGGATGAAGGTATTCTATTGCTTAAAGAAGGTGAAACGGCTACATTATTGATTCCGCCGGCAATGGCTTACGGAGAAAGAGGAGCAGGAGGGGTTATTCCGCCAAATGCCTGGTTGATTTTCGATGTTGAGCTTGTCAAAGTACAGTAA
- the mnmD gene encoding tRNA (5-methylaminomethyl-2-thiouridine)(34)-methyltransferase MnmD, producing the protein MKREIKTTNDGSKTLFINDLNENYHSHHGALQEAEHVFIKNGLNLTNDYEINILELGFGTGLNVLVTINEYLKTDKNHVINYFSLEKYPINESEINDLAYFEHFDNPEFKNIYQKIHQADWGKSTEIISGFNLKKIECDFFELKDKDLPKINLVYFDCFGARVQPDLWEKPLFEMVSDKMSVNGLLTTYSSKGSVRRILQELNFKVEKKQGPPGKREMINAVKMENKEESNV; encoded by the coding sequence TTGAAAAGAGAGATTAAAACCACAAACGACGGTAGTAAAACATTGTTTATCAATGATTTAAATGAAAACTATCATTCGCATCACGGAGCACTCCAGGAAGCAGAACACGTGTTTATCAAAAACGGATTAAATTTAACAAATGATTACGAAATTAATATTTTAGAACTCGGATTTGGAACAGGTTTGAATGTTTTAGTAACAATTAATGAATATTTAAAAACTGACAAAAATCATGTCATCAATTATTTTTCGCTGGAAAAATACCCCATAAATGAATCTGAAATTAATGATCTGGCTTATTTTGAACATTTTGATAACCCGGAATTCAAAAATATTTATCAAAAAATTCATCAGGCAGACTGGGGAAAATCCACTGAAATCATTAGCGGTTTTAATTTAAAAAAGATAGAATGTGACTTTTTCGAACTGAAAGACAAAGACTTACCAAAAATCAACCTTGTTTATTTTGACTGCTTTGGAGCAAGAGTACAGCCTGACCTTTGGGAAAAGCCGCTGTTTGAAATGGTTTCCGACAAAATGTCTGTTAACGGATTATTAACAACCTATTCTTCTAAAGGAAGCGTAAGAAGGATTCTTCAGGAGCTGAATTTCAAGGTGGAGAAAAAGCAGGGCCCTCCCGGAAAGCGGGAAATGATTAATGCAGTGAAGATGGAGAATAAAGAAGAAAGCAACGTTTGA
- the rpe gene encoding ribulose-phosphate 3-epimerase, producing MKTKLIAPSLLSADFGNLQRDIEMLNNSQADWFHIDVMDGRFVPNISFGFPVMKTVQQHAKKFVDVHLMIVEPDKYVDEFINHGADLISVHYEACTHLHRTIHHIQSRGAKAGVVLNPSTPVLMLEDIIADVDLVLLMSVNPGFGGQKFIENTYKKIAETKDLILSNNSTALIQIDGGVNLDNASKLFEAGADVLVAGNAVFSAESPERTIELLKI from the coding sequence ATGAAAACGAAGCTTATTGCTCCTTCCCTTTTATCCGCAGACTTCGGGAATCTGCAAAGAGACATTGAAATGCTGAACAATTCCCAGGCAGACTGGTTCCACATCGATGTGATGGATGGAAGATTTGTCCCGAACATTTCATTTGGCTTTCCAGTGATGAAGACTGTACAGCAGCATGCTAAAAAATTTGTTGATGTTCATTTGATGATCGTAGAACCGGATAAATATGTGGATGAATTCATCAATCACGGTGCGGATCTTATTTCTGTGCATTATGAAGCATGTACACATCTTCACAGAACGATTCATCATATCCAGAGCAGAGGGGCAAAAGCAGGGGTTGTTTTAAACCCTTCTACTCCTGTATTAATGCTTGAAGACATTATTGCTGACGTAGATCTTGTTCTTTTAATGAGTGTAAACCCTGGATTTGGCGGCCAGAAATTCATTGAAAATACATACAAGAAGATTGCTGAGACTAAAGACCTTATTTTGAGTAACAATTCCACGGCTCTTATCCAAATTGACGGCGGAGTTAATCTTGATAACGCTTCCAAACTTTTCGAAGCCGGCGCAGACGTTTTAGTTGCCGGAAATGCAGTTTTCTCTGCAGAAAGCCCGGAACGAACAATTGAATTATTAAAGATCTGA
- a CDS encoding branched-chain amino acid aminotransferase, which translates to MIIQKTENSRLSDFDPNNFSFGSTFIDHMVICEYENGKWGDVKLVPYGPIPFTPAMMGVNYGQACFEGMKAYKDKDGQVFLFRPEKNFERINKSAKRLAMPEVTEEMFLDGLKALVDIDRNWIPQGEGMSLYIRPLIFATEEALKARVANKYMFAIVATPAKSYYSEPVSVKISDHYSRAANGGVGSAKAAGNYAASFYPTQLAIEEGYEQIIWTDDATHEYFEESGTMNVFVRINDTIYTPPTSEKILDGVTRDSFIQLAKKRGIEVKIEPVAVKTVIEAQKNGTLKEVWGVGTAVVTTVFQALGYEGTKLELPRLSDEESYAALLKKDLTDLQNNLSEDSFGWRVVVEKDVLETV; encoded by the coding sequence ATGATAATTCAAAAAACTGAGAACTCCAGACTTTCGGATTTTGATCCGAATAATTTTTCATTTGGAAGTACTTTTATTGACCACATGGTTATATGCGAGTATGAAAATGGAAAGTGGGGTGATGTGAAATTGGTTCCTTATGGTCCTATACCATTTACACCAGCTATGATGGGAGTAAATTACGGACAAGCTTGTTTTGAAGGTATGAAAGCTTATAAAGACAAAGACGGGCAGGTTTTCCTTTTCAGGCCTGAAAAGAATTTTGAACGTATCAATAAATCAGCAAAACGTCTGGCGATGCCTGAAGTTACTGAAGAAATGTTTTTAGACGGATTAAAAGCATTAGTGGATATCGACAGAAACTGGATCCCACAAGGTGAAGGAATGTCATTGTATATCAGACCATTGATTTTTGCTACAGAGGAAGCTCTGAAAGCAAGAGTTGCCAATAAATATATGTTCGCTATCGTTGCGACACCGGCAAAGAGCTATTATTCGGAACCGGTTTCTGTAAAAATTTCAGATCACTATTCAAGAGCAGCCAACGGAGGTGTAGGTTCAGCTAAAGCAGCGGGTAACTATGCAGCTTCTTTCTATCCTACGCAGCTTGCCATTGAAGAAGGTTATGAGCAGATCATCTGGACGGATGATGCTACTCATGAATATTTTGAAGAGAGTGGAACAATGAATGTATTCGTAAGAATTAATGATACCATCTATACGCCTCCAACATCTGAAAAGATCCTTGACGGAGTAACCAGAGATAGTTTTATTCAGCTTGCCAAGAAAAGAGGAATTGAGGTTAAAATAGAGCCTGTAGCAGTAAAAACTGTAATTGAAGCTCAGAAGAACGGAACACTTAAAGAAGTTTGGGGAGTAGGTACAGCTGTTGTAACAACTGTATTCCAGGCTCTAGGATATGAAGGAACAAAACTTGAACTTCCAAGATTATCCGATGAGGAAAGCTATGCAGCACTCCTTAAAAAAGACCTGACTGATCTTCAGAACAACCTTAGCGAAGATTCTTTCGGATGGAGAGTTGTGGTTGAAAAAGACGTTTTGGAAACTGTTTAA
- a CDS encoding aspartyl protease family protein, whose amino-acid sequence MKKILYTLLILSTTTFSAQGKRFFKSGDVQLQNPVEKINLKFANDLPFVQVSINGKSYNFLFDTGAPTVISTAVYKELGLETKHTSKVKDSQKNKQEQMFAILPEMTVDKAVFKNIGAIVMDFSVSELSCFKIDGIIGANQMAKLFWKINYSENSLEASKDLAQFNPEDYDIVIPFSPIPQKTPVVEAGLQGKKINLTFDTGFSGRLKISDKAYDSQKVLKAIEVYGTSSVGAYGAAKPAPGYIFRAAAISLGNINFSNEIIATGNTSLIGNDFFKNFIFILDWSGNKIYMKRIRNEPAKLESFGFGYRFIEAKPTVAFVFQEENFPLKVGDSIISINNVDLDHLDKDGACHYFINRVENGQDTIDVKIKRGGKEMEVKLEKKEFLGV is encoded by the coding sequence ATGAAAAAAATCCTCTACACCCTTCTCATACTTTCCACAACCACTTTTTCCGCTCAGGGAAAGAGATTCTTCAAAAGCGGAGATGTACAGCTGCAGAATCCTGTAGAAAAAATCAATTTGAAATTTGCCAATGATCTGCCTTTTGTTCAGGTAAGTATCAACGGGAAATCCTATAATTTTCTGTTTGACACCGGAGCACCAACAGTGATTTCTACTGCAGTTTATAAAGAGTTGGGCCTGGAGACCAAGCATACAAGTAAAGTAAAGGATTCACAGAAAAACAAGCAGGAACAGATGTTTGCTATTCTGCCGGAAATGACTGTTGATAAAGCTGTTTTTAAAAACATTGGTGCAATCGTCATGGATTTCAGTGTTTCGGAACTGAGCTGTTTTAAGATCGATGGAATTATTGGTGCCAATCAAATGGCCAAGTTGTTCTGGAAAATCAATTATTCAGAAAACTCACTGGAAGCTTCAAAAGATCTTGCTCAATTTAATCCTGAAGATTATGACATTGTGATTCCTTTCAGTCCGATACCGCAGAAAACTCCTGTTGTGGAAGCCGGTCTGCAAGGAAAAAAAATAAATCTTACTTTCGATACAGGATTTTCAGGAAGACTGAAAATCTCAGATAAGGCATATGACAGCCAAAAGGTCTTAAAGGCTATAGAAGTCTATGGAACAAGTTCTGTAGGGGCATATGGAGCTGCAAAGCCTGCTCCGGGATATATTTTCAGGGCTGCTGCCATATCTTTAGGCAATATAAACTTTTCAAATGAGATTATTGCTACCGGAAATACCAGCCTGATAGGCAATGATTTCTTTAAAAATTTTATTTTCATCCTGGATTGGTCCGGAAATAAGATTTATATGAAACGAATCAGAAATGAACCGGCCAAACTGGAGTCTTTCGGTTTCGGATATCGTTTCATAGAAGCAAAACCAACCGTGGCTTTTGTTTTCCAGGAAGAGAATTTTCCACTGAAAGTCGGTGATTCTATTATCAGCATCAACAATGTAGATCTTGATCATCTGGATAAAGATGGCGCCTGTCATTATTTCATCAACAGAGTAGAAAACGGGCAAGATACGATTGATGTGAAGATCAAAAGAGGGGGAAAGGAGATGGAGGTGAAATTGGAAAAGAAGGAATTTTTGGGAGTTTAG
- a CDS encoding M20/M25/M40 family metallo-hydrolase: MKKVIGTSLLFLGMAAFGQAKEDSIQFSKISTEILNNGKGYTELRDLTKNIGHRLSGSDAYEKSVKWAEQKLRNAGADKVWLQEVMVPVWTRGKESMQIKAADGKWKNLKMLSLGNSEGTGGKDVSGEIIMVRSMEEYDKLSADQVKDKIVFFNYPFSQSFVETFRGYGDAAKYRVTAASLTAKKGGKFAIIRSLSSAFDDVPHTGGMRYEDKISKIPAVAIGNTTADELEALLKTQKVTAKLNSNCGMKGEKLSHSVIGEIAGKKDQSVIVVGGHLDSWDVGEGAHDDGAGIVQSIEVLRTFKKLGIKNNHTIRVVCFANEENGVKGGIQYGKTAKEKNEKHLFAIESDAGGFTPRGIALEMDDEKRKQIKDWSALFLPYGVYNFEGKYSGTDIYPLHDMGVPTAELVPDSQRYFDIHHTEEDTFEKVNRRELLLGAAAMTQIIYMIDKNW; the protein is encoded by the coding sequence ATGAAAAAAGTAATCGGAACTTCATTATTATTCTTGGGAATGGCTGCTTTTGGCCAGGCAAAAGAAGATTCTATTCAGTTCAGCAAGATCTCCACAGAAATCCTGAACAATGGAAAAGGATATACGGAACTCAGAGATTTAACCAAAAATATAGGACATCGCCTCAGTGGTTCTGATGCTTATGAAAAGTCCGTAAAATGGGCAGAACAGAAGCTTCGCAATGCCGGCGCTGATAAGGTGTGGCTACAGGAAGTAATGGTTCCGGTATGGACCAGAGGAAAGGAATCTATGCAGATCAAAGCAGCAGACGGAAAATGGAAAAATCTAAAAATGCTTTCTCTCGGAAATTCTGAAGGAACCGGTGGAAAAGACGTTTCCGGCGAGATCATTATGGTGAGATCTATGGAGGAATATGACAAACTTTCCGCAGATCAAGTAAAGGATAAGATCGTGTTCTTCAACTACCCTTTCAGCCAGTCTTTTGTGGAAACATTCAGAGGTTATGGCGATGCTGCAAAATACAGGGTAACGGCCGCTTCATTAACAGCTAAAAAAGGTGGGAAATTTGCAATTATCAGATCTCTGTCTTCTGCATTTGACGATGTTCCACACACAGGAGGAATGCGTTATGAAGATAAGATTTCAAAAATTCCTGCAGTTGCGATTGGAAATACAACAGCAGATGAACTGGAAGCTCTTCTGAAAACTCAGAAAGTAACTGCCAAACTTAATTCCAACTGCGGCATGAAAGGAGAAAAGCTTTCCCATTCTGTCATTGGTGAAATCGCAGGTAAAAAAGACCAGAGCGTTATTGTTGTAGGAGGACATCTTGATTCCTGGGATGTAGGCGAAGGAGCACATGACGACGGTGCCGGAATTGTGCAAAGCATCGAAGTGCTGAGAACATTTAAAAAATTAGGCATTAAAAATAACCATACGATCCGGGTAGTCTGCTTTGCTAATGAAGAAAATGGGGTTAAAGGTGGTATTCAGTATGGAAAGACAGCGAAAGAAAAGAATGAAAAACATCTTTTTGCTATAGAATCTGATGCCGGAGGTTTTACTCCAAGAGGTATCGCGCTTGAAATGGACGACGAAAAGAGAAAACAGATCAAAGACTGGAGTGCTTTATTTTTACCTTACGGCGTGTACAACTTTGAAGGTAAGTATTCGGGAACAGATATCTATCCGCTACACGATATGGGTGTTCCTACAGCAGAGCTGGTGCCTGATTCCCAGAGGTATTTTGATATTCACCACACGGAAGAAGATACCTTTGAAAAGGTAAACAGAAGAGAGCTTCTTCTGGGAGCTGCTGCTATGACACAGATTATTTATATGATTGATAAGAACTGGTAA
- a CDS encoding DUF1772 domain-containing protein, with product MTTVFLLITAVLTALIAGLFYAYSCSVVLGLGKLSDTEYLKAMQNINREILNPVFFMSFMGTAVLLPVTAFLFKGQQPAFLFLVLAAAAYLVGVFGVTVAGNVPLNDMLDKFDISGAAIEAVKQMRADFENRWNLLNNIRTVFSVISIIFVVCACIWNKEV from the coding sequence ATGACAACGGTATTTTTACTCATTACTGCCGTACTTACGGCTTTGATTGCCGGGCTTTTCTATGCCTACTCGTGTTCTGTGGTACTGGGATTGGGAAAGCTTTCGGATACTGAATATCTCAAAGCTATGCAAAACATTAACCGGGAAATTCTTAATCCGGTTTTTTTTATGAGCTTTATGGGGACCGCAGTGCTTCTCCCGGTAACGGCTTTTCTTTTCAAGGGCCAGCAGCCGGCTTTCTTATTTCTTGTACTGGCAGCTGCTGCTTACCTGGTAGGCGTATTTGGTGTGACGGTTGCCGGCAATGTTCCTCTGAATGATATGCTTGATAAATTTGATATCAGCGGAGCAGCTATTGAAGCAGTCAAGCAGATGCGTGCGGATTTTGAAAACAGATGGAATCTTCTGAATAATATCAGAACGGTATTCTCCGTCATCAGTATTATTTTTGTGGTCTGTGCCTGCATCTGGAATAAAGAAGTTTAA
- a CDS encoding DUF4294 domain-containing protein → MNFSKIVCLFIFFFGVSVFGQKDSIIAKPLNQYPAESLKTDEFGNKYYYDERQKVKIYEINGEPVVVLDELVLVNKPRFNNQLDKNYYYFLNKKLNRVYPLFVTALEQYRGIQADMTDMDSKAKRKFIKERQNMLADQYEKQLRDLTTTEGQVFAKLMNRATGKNVYEIIKEMRGGWSAFWWNVKGKMADIDLKDQYNPHKNRTDEFIESLLQSNWNSGYLQPYPGAADFKVRK, encoded by the coding sequence ATGAATTTTAGTAAGATTGTCTGCCTTTTTATCTTCTTTTTTGGAGTCAGTGTTTTTGGTCAGAAGGATTCTATCATTGCAAAGCCCCTCAATCAATATCCCGCTGAATCTTTAAAAACTGATGAGTTCGGTAATAAGTATTATTATGACGAACGCCAAAAGGTAAAGATTTATGAAATTAACGGTGAACCTGTGGTAGTGCTTGATGAGCTGGTTCTGGTTAACAAACCGCGGTTTAATAATCAGCTGGATAAAAATTACTATTATTTCCTTAACAAAAAGCTGAACCGCGTTTATCCGTTATTTGTTACTGCACTTGAGCAGTACAGAGGTATCCAGGCGGATATGACAGATATGGACAGCAAAGCCAAAAGAAAATTCATAAAAGAAAGACAAAATATGCTTGCAGATCAATATGAAAAACAGCTGAGAGATCTTACCACAACAGAAGGCCAGGTTTTTGCCAAGCTGATGAACAGGGCGACCGGAAAAAACGTTTACGAGATTATTAAAGAGATGAGAGGTGGATGGAGCGCTTTCTGGTGGAATGTAAAAGGTAAGATGGCAGATATAGATCTGAAAGACCAATACAACCCGCACAAGAACAGAACAGACGAATTTATAGAATCCCTCCTTCAGTCCAACTGGAATTCCGGTTATTTACAGCCTTATCCCGGAGCCGCAGATTTTAAGGTCAGAAAATAA